Proteins encoded in a region of the Candidatus Eisenbacteria bacterium genome:
- the cysS gene encoding cysteine--tRNA ligase, whose product MQLVLTNTLTGRKEPLRPLRPGHVGVYWCGVTVYGRSHVGHARAFITADVLCRYLRARGLEVTFVRNFTDIDDKIIKRAAEEDITAAALAEREIASFAEDIAWLRCIRPTHEPRATTHISDMLALIEKLVASGYAYATPGGSVYFRVLRFASYGKLSHQRIEDMATGEENDPEKEDARDFALWKAAKPGEPEWPSPWGLGRPGWHIECSAMAARYLGQPFDIHGGGTDLIFPHHENELAQSEAAGGCVFASLWIHNGMLTSGAEKMSKSLGNIVPICQLAKRVPAEGVRLLYLGTHYRAPLDYSTTRLEETLRGLDRLYETLARTDEETGDQEPPELDGVLAGELTPFESEFCAAMDDDLNAAKAVGLVFDRSRDLNRALDAGDLTTAVRIRRELGRVGRAVGLFEERPASYLEERRRAGQERAGLSDAEIEAAIAARNDARKRKDFKEADAIRARLKDQGIVLEDGPGGTSWKAG is encoded by the coding sequence ATGCAGCTCGTCCTGACGAACACCCTCACCGGGCGCAAGGAGCCGTTGCGTCCGCTGCGGCCCGGGCACGTGGGCGTGTACTGGTGCGGCGTCACCGTGTACGGGCGTTCGCACGTCGGGCACGCGCGCGCCTTCATCACCGCCGACGTCCTCTGCCGCTACCTGCGCGCCCGCGGGCTCGAGGTGACGTTCGTCCGCAACTTCACCGACATCGACGACAAGATCATCAAGCGCGCCGCCGAGGAGGACATCACGGCGGCGGCGCTCGCCGAGCGCGAGATCGCGAGCTTCGCCGAGGACATCGCGTGGCTGCGCTGCATTCGTCCGACCCACGAGCCGCGCGCCACCACCCACATCTCCGACATGCTCGCCCTGATCGAGAAGCTCGTCGCCTCGGGCTACGCCTACGCGACGCCCGGCGGCAGCGTGTACTTCCGCGTCCTGCGCTTCGCGTCGTACGGCAAGCTCTCCCACCAGCGGATCGAAGACATGGCGACCGGCGAGGAGAACGATCCCGAGAAGGAGGATGCGCGCGACTTCGCGCTCTGGAAGGCCGCCAAGCCCGGCGAGCCCGAGTGGCCGAGCCCGTGGGGGCTCGGGCGGCCCGGCTGGCACATCGAGTGCTCGGCGATGGCCGCTCGCTACCTGGGCCAGCCGTTCGACATCCACGGCGGGGGCACCGACCTCATCTTTCCGCACCACGAGAACGAGCTGGCACAGTCGGAGGCCGCCGGCGGCTGCGTCTTCGCGAGCCTCTGGATCCACAACGGGATGCTGACCTCCGGCGCCGAGAAGATGTCGAAGTCGCTCGGCAACATCGTGCCCATCTGCCAGCTCGCGAAGCGCGTCCCGGCCGAGGGCGTGCGCCTGCTCTATCTCGGCACGCACTACCGCGCGCCGCTCGACTACTCGACGACGCGTCTCGAGGAGACGCTACGCGGCCTCGACCGGCTCTACGAGACGCTCGCGCGCACCGACGAGGAGACCGGGGACCAGGAGCCGCCCGAGCTCGACGGCGTCCTGGCGGGCGAGCTCACGCCGTTCGAGTCGGAGTTCTGCGCCGCGATGGACGACGACCTCAACGCCGCCAAGGCCGTGGGGCTCGTGTTCGACCGCTCGCGCGACCTGAATCGCGCCCTCGACGCCGGGGACCTCACGACCGCCGTGCGCATCCGTCGCGAGCTCGGTCGGGTGGGCCGCGCCGTCGGCTTGTTCGAGGAACGCCCCGCGTCCTACCTGGAAGAGCGACGGCGTGCGGGGCAGGAGCGCGCGGGGCTCTCCGACGCCGAGATCGAGGCCGCGATCGCCGCCCGCAACGACGCGCGCAAGCGCAAGGACTTCAAAGAGGCCGACGCGATCCGTGCGCGGCTGAAGGACCAGGGGATCGTTCTCGAGGACGGTCCCGGCGGGACGAGCTGGAAGGCGGGTTAG